One stretch of Rhodospirillaceae bacterium DNA includes these proteins:
- a CDS encoding YdbL family protein has protein sequence MRNAFRSLLATLLLIGGLGLASAPAHADAFDDARAAGQVGERADGYAAVVDPAAPANVKNLVNDINAKRRAAYQKIADEKGVPIEQIAAITAEKIIREILQPGMYYMDASGSWKQK, from the coding sequence ATGCGTAACGCCTTTCGCTCTCTCCTGGCCACCCTGCTGCTGATTGGCGGCCTTGGCCTTGCCAGCGCACCGGCCCATGCCGACGCCTTCGACGATGCGCGCGCTGCCGGCCAGGTCGGTGAGCGCGCCGACGGCTATGCCGCCGTGGTCGATCCCGCGGCACCTGCCAATGTGAAGAACCTGGTCAACGACATCAACGCCAAGCGTCGTGCCGCCTATCAGAAGATCGCCGATGAAAAGGGCGTGCCGATCGAACAGATTGCCGCCATCACCGCCGAGAAGATCATCCGCGAGATCCTGCAGCCCGGCATGTACTACATGGACGCAAGCGGCAGCTGGAAGCAGAAATAG
- a CDS encoding MoxR family ATPase, translated as MSQRSLPADIDETLALLGEGHYVADRSLATAIFLALKLKRPLFLEGEAGVGKTEIAKVLSQTLGRDLVRLQCYEGLDVAAAVYEWNYARQMLEIRLAEAAHEGDKSKIAADIFSERFLIKRPLLQALEPNPKGPPVLLIDELDRTDEPFEAFLLEILSDFQVTIPEIGVIKAAEPPLVIITSNRTREIHDAIKRRCFYYWVDYPSAARELEILRMKVPAASRDLAQEVVAFVQRLRGRELFKLPGVAETIDWADALLQLNQTSLSPEVIDNSLGALLKYQDDIQKIRGSEAAKILEEIKLEVQTARLHASLSV; from the coding sequence ATGAGCCAACGCAGCCTGCCCGCTGATATCGACGAGACCCTCGCCCTGTTGGGCGAGGGTCATTACGTTGCCGATCGCAGTCTCGCCACGGCGATCTTCCTTGCCCTCAAACTGAAGCGGCCATTGTTCCTCGAAGGCGAGGCCGGCGTCGGCAAGACCGAGATCGCCAAGGTGCTGAGCCAGACGCTCGGCCGCGACCTCGTGCGCCTGCAATGCTACGAAGGCCTTGACGTGGCGGCCGCGGTCTATGAATGGAACTATGCCCGCCAGATGCTGGAGATCCGGCTCGCCGAAGCCGCCCATGAGGGCGACAAGAGCAAGATCGCGGCCGACATTTTCTCGGAGCGATTCCTCATCAAGCGTCCCCTGCTGCAGGCCCTGGAGCCCAATCCCAAAGGCCCGCCGGTCCTCCTCATCGATGAGCTTGATCGCACCGACGAGCCGTTCGAGGCCTTCCTCCTCGAGATCCTCTCCGATTTCCAGGTGACCATCCCCGAGATCGGCGTCATCAAGGCGGCCGAACCGCCGCTCGTCATCATCACCTCCAACCGCACGCGCGAGATCCACGATGCGATCAAGCGGCGCTGCTTCTATTACTGGGTCGACTATCCCAGTGCCGCGCGCGAGCTTGAAATCCTGCGCATGAAGGTGCCGGCGGCCTCACGCGATCTCGCCCAGGAAGTTGTGGCCTTCGTGCAGCGCCTGCGCGGTCGCGAACTGTTCAAGCTGCCGGGCGTCGCCGAGACGATCGATTGGGCGGATGCGCTCCTCCAGCTCAACCAGACCTCGCTCTCGCCGGAGGTCATCGACAACAGCCTCGGCGCCCTCCTCAAATACCAGGACGACATCCAGAAGATCCGCGGCAGCGAAGCGGCCAAGATCCTGGAAGAGATCAAGCTCGAGGTGCAGACCGCCCGCCTCCACGCTTCGCTGTCTGTGTGA
- a CDS encoding VWA domain-containing protein, whose protein sequence is MGADQPTQDQPHQDQPSEGRLFENIMHFARVLRGAGLPIGPGQVLDALAAIKAAGIGSRSDFYWTLHAVFVNRRDQRELFDQAFHVFWRNPQLLNKVLGLLLPRFKGDEPDPAQPELAPRVADALTGDRPQQAPDANDQEEVTIDASLTYSERELLQSKDFERMTAAEIVAAKKLIRNFRLPIMEVPTRRYRPHPGGQRVDLRATLRASLRSAGTIPLKFKKQKRRHPPLVVLCDISGSMSRYSRLFLHFLHAVTSDRDRVHTFLFGTRLTNITRDLKSRDIDVSLDRVAKHVQDWSGGTRIGPSLAEFNKKWGRRVLGQGALVLLITDGLDRDAVEQLEESMERLHKSCRRLIWLNPLLRYDAYQPISQGPRVMIRHVDDFRAIHNLESMHNLTQALATPGSHRLEMRAA, encoded by the coding sequence ATGGGCGCCGATCAGCCCACCCAGGATCAGCCCCACCAGGATCAGCCGAGTGAAGGCCGCCTGTTCGAGAACATCATGCATTTTGCCCGCGTGCTGCGCGGGGCGGGTCTCCCCATCGGTCCAGGCCAGGTGTTGGATGCGCTGGCGGCAATAAAGGCCGCCGGCATCGGCAGCCGCTCGGATTTCTACTGGACGCTGCACGCCGTCTTCGTCAATCGCCGCGACCAGCGCGAGCTTTTTGACCAGGCCTTTCATGTCTTCTGGCGCAATCCGCAACTCCTCAACAAGGTGCTGGGCCTGCTGCTGCCGCGCTTCAAGGGCGACGAACCTGATCCGGCGCAGCCGGAACTCGCACCGCGCGTCGCCGATGCCTTGACCGGTGATCGCCCGCAACAGGCGCCAGACGCCAATGACCAGGAAGAAGTGACGATCGACGCCAGCCTCACTTATTCCGAACGCGAACTGCTGCAATCCAAGGATTTCGAGCGCATGACCGCGGCCGAGATCGTGGCGGCGAAGAAGCTCATCAGGAATTTCCGCCTGCCGATCATGGAAGTGCCGACCCGCCGCTACCGCCCCCATCCCGGCGGCCAGCGGGTCGATCTGCGCGCAACACTCCGCGCCAGCCTGCGCAGCGCCGGCACCATCCCCTTGAAGTTCAAGAAGCAGAAGCGCCGTCATCCGCCGCTGGTCGTGCTGTGCGACATCTCGGGCTCGATGAGCCGCTATTCGCGCCTGTTCCTGCATTTCCTCCACGCCGTCACCAGCGACCGCGACCGCGTCCACACCTTCCTGTTCGGCACGCGCCTCACCAACATCACCCGTGACCTCAAATCGCGCGACATCGACGTCTCCCTCGACCGGGTGGCCAAGCACGTCCAGGATTGGTCGGGCGGCACCCGCATCGGCCCGAGCCTTGCCGAATTCAACAAGAAATGGGGCCGCCGCGTGCTGGGCCAGGGGGCGCTTGTCCTCCTCATCACCGACGGCCTCGACCGCGACGCCGTGGAGCAGCTCGAGGAATCGATGGAGCGGCTGCACAAATCCTGCCGGCGCCTCATCTGGCTCAATCCGCTGCTGCGCTATGACGCCTACCAGCCGATCAGCCAGGGACCGCGCGTGATGATCCGTCACGTTGACGATTTCCGGGCAATCCATAATCTCGAATCCATGCATAATCTGACCCAAGCCCTGGCCACGCCGGGCAGTCATCGTTTGGAAATGAGGGCCGCATGA
- a CDS encoding XdhC family protein: MSHMQEEDLLQVAADWKRAGRQVALATVTATWGSSPRQPGSQLVVDHEGRMLGSISGGCVEGAVVREAIEVMADGKPRLLDFGVTNEQAWEVGLACGGKLQIFVERVE, from the coding sequence ATGAGCCACATGCAGGAAGAAGATTTGCTGCAGGTCGCAGCCGATTGGAAACGCGCCGGCCGCCAGGTGGCGCTCGCCACCGTCACCGCCACCTGGGGTTCCAGCCCGCGCCAGCCGGGCAGCCAGCTCGTGGTCGACCATGAAGGCCGCATGCTGGGGTCGATTTCCGGCGGCTGCGTCGAGGGCGCCGTGGTGCGCGAGGCGATCGAGGTCATGGCGGACGGCAAGCCGCGTCTGCTCGATTTCGGGGTCACCAACGAACAGGCCTGGGAAGTGGGCCTCGCCTGCGGCGGCAAGCTGCAGATCTTCGTCGAGCGCGTCGAATGA
- a CDS encoding XdhC family protein codes for MKLTLIDQLADLAAARQPAALVTHLATGAQTIFTPDTGDDAVAAAIADDRSGELEIDGRKCFVLVRNPPARIIVVGAVHITQAVAPMAQLAGYEVIIVDPRGAFATAERFPGVTLSQDWPDEALEKLKPDTRSAVITLTHDPKLDDPALTVALRSEAFYIGALGSKKTHASRVERLRAAGFADSEIARIHGPAGLDIGAKSPAEIALSVLAQLTAARRQKPTSR; via the coding sequence ATGAAACTCACTCTCATCGACCAGCTGGCCGATCTTGCCGCGGCAAGGCAGCCGGCGGCCCTGGTGACGCATCTGGCGACCGGTGCCCAGACCATCTTCACCCCCGACACCGGCGATGACGCGGTGGCAGCCGCCATCGCCGACGACCGCAGCGGCGAGCTTGAGATCGACGGCCGGAAATGTTTCGTGCTGGTGCGCAACCCGCCGGCGCGCATCATCGTCGTTGGCGCCGTGCACATCACCCAGGCCGTGGCGCCGATGGCGCAACTGGCCGGCTACGAGGTGATCATCGTCGATCCGCGCGGCGCTTTTGCCACCGCCGAGCGTTTCCCCGGTGTCACCCTCTCGCAGGATTGGCCCGACGAGGCGCTCGAGAAGCTGAAACCCGATACGCGCTCCGCCGTCATCACCTTGACCCATGATCCCAAGCTCGACGATCCCGCTTTGACCGTGGCGCTGCGCAGCGAGGCTTTCTATATCGGCGCGCTCGGCAGCAAGAAGACCCATGCATCGCGCGTTGAGCGCCTGCGCGCGGCCGGCTTCGCCGACAGCGAGATCGCGCGCATCCACGGCCCGGCCGGCCTCGATATCGGCGCCAAATCGCCGGCGGAAATCGCCCTCTCCGTCCTCGCCCAACTCACCGCCGCGCGCCGCCAGAAGCCGACATCGCGATGA
- a CDS encoding molybdopterin-binding/glycosyltransferase family 2 protein, translating into MIFAELPLTDCAGAILAHSQRVGADMFRKGRVLTEADIAALRMAGLVHVTVAKLDADDVAENAAAQQLAEALAGTDPHLTLDPAFAGRVNIHAASAGVLALDVGAIDALNALDEAVTLATLPPFAAMVPGQMAATIKIIPYAVPRALLDQALTRIRAASRPLLRLHPYRSQRIALIQTELPGLKPSVLEKTERVTGDRLAAMGQSAPIATRCAHNSDALAAAIADARRTEAKMILIIGASAISDRRDVIPAAITRQGGTVDHFGMPVDPGNLLLLAHIGTIPVLGLPGCARSIKLNGCDWVLQRLLAGLEVGPADIRALGVGGLLAEIPSRPLPREARPLAAAAPKTAAIVLAAGRSSRMGRNKLLLDLGGKPIVAHVLDTVAKAGFAEIVVVTGHQAGKVKAALAHHAGVKIVEARDYAAGMAASLKTGLKALSPEIDAAMVILGDMPQVSRDLLHRLIAAYQPLEGRAIVLPVADGKRGNPVLFDRRFFADMAKVDGDVGARHIIGGNSELVAEIPAEAAEIFVDVDTPEAYRQLLAGNPT; encoded by the coding sequence ATGATCTTCGCAGAATTGCCGCTTACCGATTGCGCCGGCGCCATTCTCGCCCACAGCCAGCGCGTCGGCGCCGACATGTTCCGCAAGGGCCGTGTCCTCACGGAAGCCGACATCGCCGCCCTGCGCATGGCCGGCCTTGTCCATGTGACGGTGGCCAAGCTCGACGCGGATGACGTGGCGGAGAACGCCGCAGCCCAGCAATTGGCCGAGGCGCTTGCCGGTACCGATCCCCATCTCACCCTCGATCCGGCCTTTGCCGGCCGCGTCAACATCCATGCGGCAAGTGCCGGCGTCCTCGCCCTCGATGTGGGAGCGATCGATGCGCTCAATGCGCTCGACGAGGCGGTGACCCTGGCAACCCTGCCGCCTTTCGCAGCGATGGTGCCGGGGCAGATGGCCGCGACCATCAAGATCATTCCCTATGCCGTGCCGCGCGCTTTGCTCGACCAGGCACTCACCCGCATCCGTGCCGCATCACGCCCGCTGCTGCGTCTCCATCCCTATCGTTCGCAGCGCATCGCCCTCATCCAGACCGAGCTTCCCGGCCTGAAACCCAGCGTGCTGGAAAAGACCGAACGCGTCACCGGCGATCGCCTCGCCGCCATGGGGCAGTCAGCCCCCATTGCCACGCGCTGCGCCCACAACAGCGACGCCCTCGCCGCGGCAATCGCCGATGCACGCCGGACTGAAGCCAAGATGATCCTCATCATCGGTGCTTCCGCCATCAGCGACCGCCGCGACGTCATCCCCGCCGCCATCACGCGCCAGGGCGGCACGGTCGATCATTTCGGCATGCCGGTCGATCCCGGCAATTTGCTGCTGCTCGCGCATATCGGCACTATCCCCGTCCTCGGCCTCCCCGGTTGCGCTCGCTCGATCAAGCTCAACGGCTGCGACTGGGTGCTGCAGCGCCTGCTGGCGGGGCTGGAGGTCGGCCCGGCCGATATCCGCGCACTCGGCGTCGGCGGTCTGCTGGCCGAGATCCCCAGCCGCCCGCTCCCGCGCGAGGCGCGGCCCTTGGCCGCCGCCGCGCCGAAGACCGCCGCCATCGTGTTGGCAGCCGGCCGCTCCAGCCGCATGGGCCGCAACAAGCTGCTGCTTGATCTCGGCGGCAAGCCGATCGTCGCCCATGTGCTGGACACCGTCGCGAAGGCGGGCTTTGCCGAGATCGTGGTGGTGACCGGCCATCAGGCCGGCAAGGTGAAGGCCGCGCTGGCACACCATGCCGGCGTCAAAATCGTCGAGGCGCGCGATTACGCGGCCGGCATGGCAGCCTCGCTGAAGACCGGCCTGAAGGCGCTCTCGCCGGAGATCGATGCCGCCATGGTCATCCTCGGCGACATGCCGCAGGTCTCGCGCGATCTCCTCCACCGCCTGATCGCCGCCTACCAGCCGTTGGAAGGCCGCGCCATCGTGCTGCCGGTGGCCGACGGCAAGCGCGGCAATCCCGTGCTGTTCGACCGCCGCTTCTTTGCCGACATGGCAAAGGTCGACGGCGATGTCGGCGCCCGCCATATCATCGGCGGCAACAGCGAATTGGTGGCTGAGATTCCGGCCGAGGCCGCCGAGATCTTCGTCGATGTCGACACGCCGGAAGCCTATCGCCAGTTGCTGGCAGGCAACCCGACATGA
- a CDS encoding iron-sulfur cluster assembly scaffold protein: MSTALYHDALVAKARSGAGKGRLAQATASARLDNPLCGDRVTLDLHLTDGRIDAVGHEVKGCLLCEAAAASIADLALGQTPDEARSLAAGITAMMKEGAAVPLPALDIYTPVQTAKSRRDCVLLPFGALTKALSGL; encoded by the coding sequence ATGAGCACCGCGCTCTATCACGACGCTCTCGTGGCCAAGGCGCGCTCGGGCGCCGGCAAGGGCCGCCTGGCGCAAGCCACCGCGAGTGCCAGGCTCGACAACCCGCTCTGCGGCGACCGCGTGACGCTCGACCTTCATCTCACGGATGGCCGCATCGATGCAGTGGGGCATGAGGTGAAGGGTTGCCTGCTGTGTGAAGCAGCGGCGGCCAGCATCGCCGACCTCGCCCTCGGTCAGACACCGGACGAAGCCCGGTCGCTTGCCGCCGGTATCACCGCCATGATGAAGGAAGGTGCGGCAGTCCCCCTGCCGGCACTCGACATCTACACGCCGGTGCAGACAGCCAAATCCCGCCGCGACTGCGTGTTGCTGCCGTTCGGCGCGCTGACCAAGGCGTTAAGTGGATTGTGA
- a CDS encoding 1-acyl-sn-glycerol-3-phosphate acyltransferase, producing MTTLRAVIFNALYFLWSVFMHIVCLPLLVAPAPAIHAAGKIWIAGSLWLLKVCVGLTMREVGSENLPAGPVLVAAKHQSAWETLYLSWRLNHPAFVLKRELLMIPVFGWFLARVGMIAIDRSGKASALKKMVADAKAIFAQGRPVVIFPEGTRVAPGARKPYQPGIAALYAQLGVAVVPIALNSGLFWGRQAFVKKAGVITIEYLPPIPPGLDRKSFMRELESRIETAAERLAKEP from the coding sequence ATGACGACGCTGCGCGCGGTCATCTTCAACGCGCTCTATTTCCTGTGGTCGGTCTTCATGCATATCGTCTGCCTGCCGCTGCTCGTGGCACCGGCGCCGGCGATCCATGCCGCCGGCAAGATCTGGATCGCGGGCAGCCTGTGGCTGCTGAAAGTCTGTGTCGGCCTCACCATGCGCGAAGTGGGGTCGGAGAACCTGCCGGCAGGGCCCGTGCTGGTCGCCGCCAAGCATCAATCGGCCTGGGAGACGCTCTATCTTTCCTGGCGGCTCAACCATCCGGCCTTCGTGCTCAAAAGAGAACTGCTGATGATCCCGGTCTTCGGCTGGTTCCTGGCGCGGGTCGGCATGATCGCCATCGACCGCAGCGGCAAGGCGAGCGCCCTTAAAAAGATGGTGGCGGATGCCAAGGCGATCTTCGCCCAAGGGCGACCGGTCGTGATCTTTCCGGAAGGCACCCGTGTCGCCCCCGGTGCGCGCAAGCCCTACCAGCCGGGTATCGCCGCCCTCTATGCGCAGTTGGGTGTCGCGGTGGTGCCGATCGCCTTGAATTCGGGCCTGTTCTGGGGCCGGCAGGCCTTCGTCAAGAAGGCGGGCGTCATCACCATCGAATATCTGCCGCCGATTCCCCCCGGCCTCGACCGCAAGAGCTTCATGCGCGAACTGGAATCCCGCATCGAGACAGCGGCGGAGCGGTTGGCGAAAGAGCCTTAG
- a CDS encoding YdcF family protein, with product MGVNRINFRDPHAQREGLGRKLVHLLLLLGFVWFIGFLIFAGFIPREVKDPETKTDAIAVLTGGGDRLAEGFRLLGAGLSPRLLITGVAQGVTLQQVIENMGADKSVAPQNLLDCCVTLGYEAGNTVGNAVETAAWVRNNKVQSVRLVTANYHMKRSQLEFHRTLPGITIIPHPVFPKEVQDDWWFVKPSLLALIVGEYHKFVGAWGRGVLQDLMLWTGQMQETGDWSLPEMSWPEINFSWPDWLKLP from the coding sequence ATGGGGGTCAACCGCATCAATTTCCGCGATCCGCACGCACAGCGCGAAGGGCTGGGGCGCAAGCTCGTCCATCTGCTGCTGCTGCTGGGATTCGTCTGGTTCATCGGCTTCCTGATCTTTGCCGGGTTCATCCCGCGCGAGGTGAAGGATCCCGAGACGAAGACCGATGCCATCGCCGTGCTGACGGGCGGCGGCGACCGGCTGGCCGAAGGCTTCCGCTTGCTGGGTGCCGGCCTGTCGCCACGCCTGCTGATCACCGGTGTCGCACAAGGCGTTACCCTGCAGCAGGTGATCGAGAACATGGGCGCCGACAAGAGTGTGGCCCCCCAGAACCTGCTCGATTGCTGTGTGACACTGGGCTACGAGGCCGGCAACACGGTCGGCAACGCGGTCGAGACCGCGGCCTGGGTGCGCAACAACAAGGTGCAGTCGGTGCGGCTGGTGACGGCCAACTATCACATGAAGCGCAGCCAGCTTGAATTCCATCGCACGCTGCCCGGCATCACCATCATTCCACATCCGGTCTTTCCCAAGGAAGTGCAGGATGACTGGTGGTTCGTGAAGCCGAGCCTGCTGGCCCTCATCGTCGGCGAGTATCACAAATTCGTCGGTGCCTGGGGCCGCGGGGTGCTGCAGGACCTGATGTTGTGGACCGGGCAGATGCAGGAAACAGGCGATTGGTCGTTGCCGGAAATGAGCTGGCCGGAGATCAATTTCTCCTGGCCCGACTGGCTGAAGCTGCCATGA
- the ftsE gene encoding cell division ATP-binding protein FtsE produces MVLFDQVSVQYGAGPQILRDISFTLAPGSFHFLVGRSGAGKSSLLKLMYLGLRPTSGLVNLFGRDVATLQPKDFPSIRRRVGVVFQDFRLIEHLSALDNVALPLRVAGVREADIKRHCSELLSWVGLAEHLNALPATLSGGQQQRVAIARAVIARPNLLLADEPTGNVDDVIGLRLMYLFEELNKLGTTVVVATHNDALVSRFTHRQLRLEQSSVRIFDPAGVSQPNSPYAMPPGAVPAGTTMAGDA; encoded by the coding sequence GTGGTTTTATTCGATCAGGTCTCGGTGCAATACGGCGCCGGGCCGCAGATCCTCAGAGATATCAGCTTCACCCTGGCGCCGGGCTCGTTCCATTTCCTGGTCGGGCGGAGCGGCGCCGGCAAATCGTCGCTGCTGAAGCTCATGTATCTGGGCCTGCGTCCGACGTCGGGCCTGGTCAACCTGTTCGGGCGCGACGTCGCCACGCTGCAGCCCAAGGATTTTCCCTCGATCCGCCGCCGCGTCGGCGTGGTGTTCCAGGATTTCCGCCTCATCGAGCATCTCTCGGCGCTCGACAATGTGGCGCTGCCGCTGCGTGTCGCCGGGGTGCGCGAGGCCGACATCAAGCGGCATTGCAGCGAGCTTTTGAGCTGGGTGGGCTTGGCGGAGCATCTCAACGCACTGCCGGCGACACTCTCGGGCGGGCAGCAGCAGCGGGTCGCCATTGCGCGGGCGGTCATCGCGCGGCCCAATCTGCTGCTGGCGGATGAGCCCACCGGCAATGTCGACGACGTGATCGGCCTCAGGCTCATGTATCTGTTCGAGGAACTCAACAAGCTCGGCACCACGGTGGTGGTGGCGACGCATAACGACGCGCTGGTCAGCCGCTTCACGCACCGGCAATTGCGGCTCGAGCAGAGCTCGGTGCGGATCTTCGACCCGGCCGGCGTCTCGCAGCCCAACTCACCCTATGCGATGCCCCCGGGAGCGGTACCGGCGGGGACGACGATGGCGGGTGACGCCTGA
- a CDS encoding zinc-ribbon domain-containing protein, whose product MIVSCPACATRFSLDAALLGDAGRNVRCAKCAHKWKQLPPKLENPDGTPAEIAGLGPATDSPAEAPSEGHAPAEAAAGEPSVEIPAAPPRPRTPQRPTGPITVPPKLRPMMPKRRFAFRPAYLLAGILVGLLAAAFLFRAEIARTVPALDLVYSLMGISTSSPVDDLEPANLVYSKRNEDGKTIFSVQADVFNKSEFPVKLPQFAVVPLDASRKRLLPEHVFRLEQEMIEPGETITFRTFTESLPKGTKTLRIEFRPK is encoded by the coding sequence GTGATTGTTTCCTGCCCAGCCTGTGCCACCCGGTTTTCCCTGGATGCTGCGTTGCTTGGAGACGCCGGGCGCAATGTGCGTTGTGCGAAATGCGCCCACAAATGGAAACAGCTGCCACCCAAGCTGGAGAATCCCGATGGGACGCCCGCTGAAATCGCCGGCTTAGGGCCAGCAACCGACTCGCCGGCCGAAGCCCCGTCAGAGGGACATGCGCCGGCTGAGGCGGCGGCTGGCGAACCCTCGGTCGAGATCCCGGCAGCACCGCCCCGGCCGCGCACGCCGCAGCGCCCAACCGGCCCGATCACCGTCCCGCCCAAGCTCCGCCCGATGATGCCCAAGCGGCGCTTCGCCTTCCGCCCGGCCTATCTGCTGGCGGGTATTCTGGTCGGCCTGCTGGCAGCAGCCTTCCTGTTCCGCGCCGAGATCGCCCGCACCGTGCCGGCCCTCGACCTCGTCTACAGCCTGATGGGCATCTCGACCAGCAGCCCGGTCGACGATCTCGAGCCCGCCAATCTGGTCTACAGCAAGCGCAACGAAGACGGCAAAACGATCTTCTCGGTCCAGGCCGACGTGTTCAACAAATCCGAATTTCCGGTCAAACTGCCGCAATTCGCCGTGGTGCCGCTTGATGCCAGCCGCAAGCGCCTCTTGCCGGAACATGTGTTCCGGCTGGAGCAGGAAATGATCGAACCCGGCGAGACCATCACCTTCCGCACCTTTACCGAAAGCCTGCCCAAGGGCACCAAGACCCTGCGAATCGAGTTCCGTCCCAAATAG
- a CDS encoding response regulator — protein MSAILLAEDDESVRAFVTRALTHRGHEVTAVSDGDAAIEALKAQTYDLMLTDIVMPGLDGLALAETAAKINPRMTVLMMTGFAEARQRADDARGQSPVADIITKPFSLQQICNAVDAALAGQRPAS, from the coding sequence GTGTCCGCGATCTTGCTGGCTGAAGACGACGAATCGGTGCGCGCCTTCGTCACCCGCGCCCTCACCCATCGTGGCCATGAAGTGACCGCCGTCAGCGACGGCGACGCCGCCATCGAGGCCCTGAAGGCCCAGACCTATGACCTCATGCTGACGGATATCGTCATGCCCGGGCTGGATGGCCTGGCGCTCGCCGAGACGGCGGCCAAGATCAATCCGCGCATGACCGTGCTGATGATGACCGGCTTCGCCGAAGCCCGCCAGCGCGCCGACGACGCCCGCGGCCAGAGCCCGGTTGCCGACATCATCACCAAGCCGTTCAGCCTTCAGCAGATCTGCAACGCGGTCGACGCCGCCTTGGCCGGCCAACGTCCGGCAAGCTGA